The sequence below is a genomic window from Oxobacter pfennigii.
AAATATCCGTCATAGGCTGGGCAATGGATGATATATACCCGTCAATATTGTGGCATAATGCATCAAAGCCAACGGATGCCAAAATATCCTTTGGCATAGTGGCCATCAAAAGAGGATCTATGATAGAGCAAGCCGGGACTATGGCGCTGCAGCGCAGGGATTTTTTGTCTTTTGATTCGGGATTTGTCATAACGGCAAATCCGTTGCCCTCGCTTCCGGTACCGCAGGTTGTGGGTACGGCAATAATAGGAAGTGCTTTGTCGCTTGATTTCCTTCCAAAAATATAATCGTTTATATCGTCGCCGTTCACCGCCTGAAAGGCTATGCCTTTTGCAGCATCTATGCTGCTTCCGCCGCCTAAGGCGATGACTACATCACAGCCTTCTGCCTGTGCAATTGCTGCTCCTTCAAGAACGGTGGTGGTTAAAGGGTTTGGCGTTACTTTATCAAAAATAACATAGGGAATATTCTTATCTCTTAACTGCTCCCCGGTTTTTCCCAATAAGCCGGAGCGCTTTGTGCTGCTGCCTCCCGTGACAATCATAGCCTTTTTTCCTAAGGCAGCGGCTTTTTCTCCTATAAATAAGGATTTACCTTTTCCGAATACAAGGTTGACGGGCAAATAATACTGAAATTCCATAAATATCACTACTCCTGTTCAAATGGATGGGAGAGATTTTTAAGTCTCTCCCTTAATTATCGGCTTATTTGACGTTTTTGGTAACCCCTTCTTCAACGCCGACGAAATAATCTTCAGTTAAGCCGTAATCTTTTAAAATTTTCATCAGAGTGCCGTCTTCCTTCATCTCATTTAAGCATTTATTAACTTCATTTAAGAAATCCTTGTCTGCAAAGCGCACTGCCGCGCCAATCTGTCCGCTGGCCTCCGGTACATACGGAGACATAAGCTTTAATTTCAGTGAGCTGTCGGATGATAATGTAAATCCGGCTACGATGCCGTCGGTAACAACGGCGTCCACCTTGCCCATATTAACGGCTGTCATTAAGGTGGCCTGATTGTCATAGGCCTCCACCTTTCCTATCTTGCCCTCATTGAGCCACTTTTCGGCAGTTTCATAGAAGGCTGTACCCGGCTGTGCGCCTAAGGTTTTTCCTTTTAAATCTTCCTTGGTGGCAATGGTTGAATCGGCAGCAATTACTATTGCTTCGCCTTCCTGGTACCATTTATCAGTAAATGCGGCAATCTGAAGCCTTTCGACTTTAACATACATGGCATCAACAACCATATCGATGCTGTTGTTGTTAAGCTCCACAAGGAGGTTGGAGAAATCGATAACCTTCATCTGAATGTCAGGTATACCTAAGCGTTTGCAAATTTCACGAAGTATTTCAATGTCGATGCCTTTTAATTCTTTAGTAGTTACATCCTGATATGAGAAAGGTGCGTCATTGGAAGAACCGATAAGAATGTAGCCTTTCTCTTTTATTTTTGTAAGCATCTGTGATTCACCGGATGCAGCTTGTGTAGGAGTACTTGTTGGCGACGGAGTGCCCCCGCTGTTATTAGCGCTGCCGCAGCCTGTAACAACAGCAAGTACCATTATGAATGTCATACATAACGCCATCCATTTTTTCAACTTAATTTTTTTCATATCTTTTCCCTTCCTTCTCACATTTTTTATTTTATATTTAAATTTAATGTTTCATCTAACTTGCTTTAACCTTCTCTCAACTATCCTGCTTAATTGGGATAGGGGCAGGCTGATTACTAAATAAACAAGGGCTAAAATGGTATATGCTTCCACAGTTAAGAATGTCTGGGATGCAAAGGTCTTTGTCCGCAGCAGCAGCTCCTGCACCGTAATCATAGCCAATAGGGACGTATCCTTAATAAGCATGACCAGATAATTTCCGAATACCGGCACGGAATTACGCAATGCCGGCGGGATGATGAAGTGAAACAGCACCTGATTTTCGCTGAACCCTAAGGCCAAGCCTGCTTCACGCTGCCCGAAATCGATGGCCAGTATTGCGGAGCGGATGACTTCCGACATGTAGCATCCGTAATTGATGGTAAAACCTATAATTCCGCAGGTGGCAGCCGGAATCTGGATATTGGTATCCTGGCCCAATAAACCCATAGCCCCGTTTAGCAGCATGGGCACCACATAATAAATGTAGAAAAACTGGACCAGAAGAGGCGTACCCCGGACTATCTCAATGAATATGCTGAGCAGCCTGTCAAGGATTTTGTTTTTGGAAAGCCTGCCGATTGCAATTAAAAGAGCGAAAACAAGAGCGCAGGTAAAACCTACTATGGTGATATAAACGACAATTCCTATGCCATCTATGAGGCTGGGACCTAATGTCTCAAAAGCCTTTTTAAAATTCACTTCCATTGAAGTTCACCTCCCGTCAAAGCACCCTGGATAAGAATGACTTGGTTCTTTCGTTTTTAGGCCGCGTAAAAATTTCTATGGGCGTATCTTCCTCCACTATATAGCCGCCGTCCATGAATATGACACGGTCGGCCACATCCTTGGCAAAGCCCATTTCATGGGTGACCACCATCATGGTCATTCCCTCCTTCGCCAGCTGCTTCATTACCTCCAAAACATCCCCCACCAGCTCGGGGTCCAGAGCTGAGGTAGGTTCATCGAACAACAGGATGTCGGGCTGCATGGCCAATGCCCTGGCAATGGCCACCCTTTGCTGCTGTCCGCCGGATAAGGCATGAGGATAAACATTTGCCTTGCTTTCCAATCCTACCTTGCGGAGAAGCTCCATAGCCTGCTCCTTTGCCTCACTATGAGGCACTTTGCTCAGCTTAACCGGAGCATACATGATATTTTCCAGGGCGGTTTTTAACGGAAACAGGTTGAATCTTTGAAAAACCATCCCCACATGCTTCCTGTAATCCGTAACCTTTTTCCCAAGGTGAGTAATGTCCTGCCCCATGTATGAAATCTCGCCGCCGGTAGGATGCTCTAAAAGATTCACACACCTTAACAAGGTGCTCTTTCCGGAGCCTGAGGGACCGATAATAACTACAACTTCGCCTTTTGTTATGGAAATGTTTACGTCCCGTAAAACCTCCAGGTCATTGAAGCATTTTGAAAGCTTTTTTATTTCAAGCAAAACCATATGAACACCTTCTTTCTTTATCCGCTAAGTTATTCACCGGATTAAATTTTTCTAAAAAAACAGCAACGGAACCTACTTGAAAAAGTAAGCTCCGTTGCTTATTTGTTCTTTATTTACTGCATTCTATTTTGTTTTTATATCAAATCTAAAGCTTGAATCTCATCTTAATTATTTCCGTAAGCACATCACAGGTTCCGTCTGCCCCAAGCAAGCTCGAATCAATTATCACATGCTTATAATCCTTGTCCGACATGGAGTAACCGCAATAATGCCTGTGATAGGATTCTCTGGCTTTGTCAACAGATGCTATCATCCTTCTGGCTTCATCGGGCTGCATATCAAGAGTCTCCACACAGTTTTTTAGCCTTGCCTCATAAGGCGCATAAATAAATATATTGATTATGTTTTTGTGATCCTTCAAAATGTAGTCGGCACAGCGGCCAACTATGATGCAGGACTCCTTTTCCGCAAGGTCTGTTATTATCTTTCTCTGGGCTGCAAATATGGAATCCTGAATTTCCGTCGTACCCATGCCTAAAGGATAATTCATGTTGAAAAAAGCCGTCTTTGCGCTTTCTTCCTCATCGCTTATGGTTGATACCGGGAGATTTAAGTTTTTAGAAGTCATTTCAACGATATCCCTGTCGTAGTATTCAACCCCCAGCTTTTCGCTTATCTTCCTTGCAATGGGACGCCCCAGGCTTCCGAATTGCCTTGCAATTGTAACAACAAACTTATCATTCATAATAAAAACTTCTTTCTTGATATAATGTTTCTAATGTTTGACTAATTATACAGTACAAAGACATAGCTCTGCAATGGTATTAAAATCTAATTTTTCTTATATTTATTGTACTTGGAATACAAAGTATGATATCATTATAAAAATATTTAAGGTGGGATAAAAGATGCGTACCAAAGTGTCAGAGCTTTATGAGATTGCAAAGGAAAAATACAGCCTTACTCTTCACGGCGGGCAATCCGGCTTGACTAATTCTGCCTACTGGGTGTACCTGGCGGAGGATTTTCAGAACATGTCCTTTTTAAAGGGGGGAGAGCTGGTCATAACCACGGGGCTTTTTACACAAAGTACCGTAAGCCTTTATGATTTCATCCGGGCTCTAGTCATGAGAAATTGCAGCGGCATCCTTATTAATGCAGGAAAATACCTCCATACAGCAGATATCACACCTGAAATACTGGAATTTTGCAACGCAAACAGCTTTCCCATATTCTCCATGCCCTGGGAGGTTCACCTTGCAGACATTATGCAGGATTACTGCAGCCTGCTTTTAGACAACAACCAGAGCGTCAACAATCTTAACGCAGCTTTTCAGAACGCCCTATACCAGGTGCCCATACATGAAAATATCCTCCGCACCCTGAACCAGTCGGGATTTGAGACTGCGGCGGATTATAAAATTATGGCAATACAAAACCTGCAGAACACCACAAGGCTTACCTTGCCCCTTAACAGCAAAGGCTTTAAGTATCACCTCTTTGAGCATGAGAACCTGCAGATATTAATATATAATTCTTCCCAGAATATCATTCCACTAAATGAGCTGACAGAAATGATATGTTTTTATGACGGCATAAAACTGGGCATAGGAGATACCGTCCATTCCCTTACCCAGATTGGCCAGAGCTGCAAGCGGGCTCGCTTCGCTTTAGCAGCAGCGGTATTCTGGAACCGTTCCTTTGTCAACTTTGACGACTTGGGATTATTTCAGATACTCTTTACTACCTCGGATTCCGAAATACTTAAAAAACTATACAAACGCCACTTAAGTAAACTGGAGCAGCACGATGCAGACCATGCTTCGGATTATATGAATACCCTGCGTATTTTTCTTTTATCCGACTGTAACATTTTAGAAACCGCATTCCGTATGCATACCCACCGCAACACCATCGTTTACCGCATCAAAAAAATCAAGGAGATTTTAAATACCGAGCTGGACAATTCCGCGGTAAAATTTGATTTGCTTATGGCATTTTACATTAAGGAGTATTTTGAAATTTGAGGAGAGTGTCTTCTTGTAACATAATAACAGCATCCACTTTTTAGATAGGTGGAAGCATGCTAAGCACAATAAGCCTGAGCGTGCTTCTGATGCAGTCTCTTATGTCGGTGGATTTTGTGAAGGTGCAGGAGTGAAATACTCCAGTTAGGATGCTGGCCCCGGTGCTCAATATACATTATAGAGGCTGTGATCATTGCGCATTTACGCCAAAGTATATATACTTTTTCAATTAAAGCGGACGATAAAAATTGATATAATAGCAAAGATAAACCCGAGCAACTGTCGGTTGCTAAAAATCAAACCCGTCTTGGTCGACAAGCGGCGCTTTTGTTTGATATGATTTTTAAAAAGAAAGTAGGTGGTTTATGTGACATTGGGCGAAAAAGTTTCAAAGCTCCGAAATAAGCACAATATGTCACAAGGCGATTTAGCCGAAAAAATAAATGTTTCACGTCAGTCAATCTCAAAGTGGGAAACTGGCGCAAGCATACCCGATTTAGACAAGCTGGTTGCGCTTAGCAATCTATTCCAAGTATCTATTGACGACCTTGCGAAAGAAGATGTCCGTGCTGATAAATCAATTGAAGATGGGGCGACATGCCAGGAAAAAAATACAACCCCGCGGCGGATATATGGAACGCAAAAAATTATCGGCTTCATATTGATTGCAGCAGCGATAATATGCATAATACTTGCAATGGTATTCGCCAAGCGGTTTCTTATGATTCCAACAGTCTATCTTTTGCTATGTGGATGTCTGTGTTTGTTAGTAAAAAAATATGTGGCATTACTTATTGGCTGGATAACTTTTTTGCCCATAGCCATTTCCTTGCCATATTTTATAAGTTCAAGTATGGGGGCGATTTTTTATCGATCATATTATCAAAATGGAAATTATTTTGGACTTTTAATTTCATTTATAATGTGGCTACAGTTATTAGGCTTGGTCTGGTTCACCATTAAAATTAAAGTATTCCGAAAAAAAGAAAAATAGGGCTCCGGGATAAGCTAAAACAAATCGGATTGACGGATTTCATTCAGACAAAGCACCATCAGGGGCCGCAAATACAACCGTGCCACTATCTTATGATTTTGCCTTAAAGCTGGGAGTGGATAAAAAACAGCGGCTTTGATTTTTCTCAAAACCGCTGTTTTTTACATTACATTTTTAGAATAGATGTGGCTCCACTTATCAAAACTGCAATATCATGTTGTAGTTTGCATTTGTGGATATCTGCACCATTCTCTAAACGAATAACTCCACTAGACACCATTTCGTCAAAGACTTTTTTTGTAAGGGATAATTTTTCCTGAAGTATCTTTGACACTTTTACTTTCTCTGAATACTTGCTGACGATTTTCAATTCCACATCTTTTGTGAAATCAATAATTTCCCCGATAATGCTATATGACGGCGCTTCTATCTCTGCACCGCTCCTTTTCAGAAGCTCAGTATCCATAGCATATCTTTGGGCAAGCTCGCTGTCGTTGTTCATAAATTGATTTAACAGCGTTTGACCAATACTTTTAGGATTTATACGGGAATATATCGTCAAATTCCATGTCGATTTACAAGATGCACATCTGTAAATCAGCCAAATATCCAAAGATTTTTGTTGGGCGTTCACCCTGAATAGTCCAGAGGAAACATGTTCAGTTTTCATACCGCATTTTTTACAGTAGCGTATGGTTTTAGGAGGTGAAAGATATTGCACCTCCCAAAGTATTTCTTCCATATTCAAAATCCTTCCTTTTTCTTAAATGTGAAAAAAGAAAGTTGAAAACAGGCGGAGTATAGTTAAAAGTGATTTTTTTCATAAAATTAGCCTCCAATAGTTTTTGGATAGTGTCAATTCTGACACTCCGTTTTTTATTAAATAGAAAAGACCGCAGATAGGTAAGAGTACCTTACTGTGGTCTTTATCGCAACGCAACATAAGGGGTCATTCCCCCTATGCTATACTGACACTAAAGAACTTTGTACCTTGTACTCTTTAATCTGTAAAAAAATCCCACAGCAAAAATAGCCGCTTATATCTGCAGCCTAATAAGATATGGAATTGTTACTTGTAATCACAGATTAAAAAATATCCAAAGGTCAAAGCTCCTTCCATAATCAAATACTTTTATATTATATAGGAACTTTATTCCAGCGTCAATGTAAGTCCTGACTGTAGTACCAGCTCATCATATACAGTTTCATGGATAGCCAGATTAGGGAAATTTATCATACTAAAATAGGTAGATACCATCCTTACTCTTCTAATCTATGTTCCGTATAACCATTGCATGCAATGTTCCCCAGAAGGTGTCCCCAAAATACAATACGCAATTTTCGTTGATGTGTAATTCAGCATTACAT
It includes:
- a CDS encoding helix-turn-helix domain-containing protein is translated as MTLGEKVSKLRNKHNMSQGDLAEKINVSRQSISKWETGASIPDLDKLVALSNLFQVSIDDLAKEDVRADKSIEDGATCQEKNTTPRRIYGTQKIIGFILIAAAIICIILAMVFAKRFLMIPTVYLLLCGCLCLLVKKYVALLIGWITFLPIAISLPYFISSSMGAIFYRSYYQNGNYFGLLISFIMWLQLLGLVWFTIKIKVFRKKEK
- a CDS encoding iron-containing alcohol dehydrogenase; its protein translation is MEFQYYLPVNLVFGKGKSLFIGEKAAALGKKAMIVTGGSSTKRSGLLGKTGEQLRDKNIPYVIFDKVTPNPLTTTVLEGAAIAQAEGCDVVIALGGGSSIDAAKGIAFQAVNGDDINDYIFGRKSSDKALPIIAVPTTCGTGSEGNGFAVMTNPESKDKKSLRCSAIVPACSIIDPLLMATMPKDILASVGFDALCHNIDGYISSIAQPMTDILALEGARLAINCLKKVYANPTDMEGWEGLCLASTLGGMVINTAGVTALHGMEHPVSGLKDVVHGRGLAALAPAVFEESIKGDPKKFTILSRLLGGRDENDFMDKINELIHELKLNTTLGDMGIKNDDVDWLAENCMKVSAASIANHPVVFSVEDLKRIYRKAI
- a CDS encoding amino acid ABC transporter permease, giving the protein MEVNFKKAFETLGPSLIDGIGIVVYITIVGFTCALVFALLIAIGRLSKNKILDRLLSIFIEIVRGTPLLVQFFYIYYVVPMLLNGAMGLLGQDTNIQIPAATCGIIGFTINYGCYMSEVIRSAILAIDFGQREAGLALGFSENQVLFHFIIPPALRNSVPVFGNYLVMLIKDTSLLAMITVQELLLRTKTFASQTFLTVEAYTILALVYLVISLPLSQLSRIVERRLKQVR
- a CDS encoding PucR family transcriptional regulator; this translates as MRTKVSELYEIAKEKYSLTLHGGQSGLTNSAYWVYLAEDFQNMSFLKGGELVITTGLFTQSTVSLYDFIRALVMRNCSGILINAGKYLHTADITPEILEFCNANSFPIFSMPWEVHLADIMQDYCSLLLDNNQSVNNLNAAFQNALYQVPIHENILRTLNQSGFETAADYKIMAIQNLQNTTRLTLPLNSKGFKYHLFEHENLQILIYNSSQNIIPLNELTEMICFYDGIKLGIGDTVHSLTQIGQSCKRARFALAAAVFWNRSFVNFDDLGLFQILFTTSDSEILKKLYKRHLSKLEQHDADHASDYMNTLRIFLLSDCNILETAFRMHTHRNTIVYRIKKIKEILNTELDNSAVKFDLLMAFYIKEYFEI
- a CDS encoding DUF1062 domain-containing protein, which gives rise to MEEILWEVQYLSPPKTIRYCKKCGMKTEHVSSGLFRVNAQQKSLDIWLIYRCASCKSTWNLTIYSRINPKSIGQTLLNQFMNNDSELAQRYAMDTELLKRSGAEIEAPSYSIIGEIIDFTKDVELKIVSKYSEKVKVSKILQEKLSLTKKVFDEMVSSGVIRLENGADIHKCKLQHDIAVLISGATSILKM
- a CDS encoding amino acid ABC transporter ATP-binding protein; amino-acid sequence: MLEIKKLSKCFNDLEVLRDVNISITKGEVVVIIGPSGSGKSTLLRCVNLLEHPTGGEISYMGQDITHLGKKVTDYRKHVGMVFQRFNLFPLKTALENIMYAPVKLSKVPHSEAKEQAMELLRKVGLESKANVYPHALSGGQQQRVAIARALAMQPDILLFDEPTSALDPELVGDVLEVMKQLAKEGMTMMVVTHEMGFAKDVADRVIFMDGGYIVEEDTPIEIFTRPKNERTKSFLSRVL
- a CDS encoding AAA family ATPase — translated: MNDKFVVTIARQFGSLGRPIARKISEKLGVEYYDRDIVEMTSKNLNLPVSTISDEEESAKTAFFNMNYPLGMGTTEIQDSIFAAQRKIITDLAEKESCIIVGRCADYILKDHKNIINIFIYAPYEARLKNCVETLDMQPDEARRMIASVDKARESYHRHYCGYSMSDKDYKHVIIDSSLLGADGTCDVLTEIIKMRFKL
- a CDS encoding substrate-binding periplasmic protein, which gives rise to MKKIKLKKWMALCMTFIMVLAVVTGCGSANNSGGTPSPTSTPTQAASGESQMLTKIKEKGYILIGSSNDAPFSYQDVTTKELKGIDIEILREICKRLGIPDIQMKVIDFSNLLVELNNNSIDMVVDAMYVKVERLQIAAFTDKWYQEGEAIVIAADSTIATKEDLKGKTLGAQPGTAFYETAEKWLNEGKIGKVEAYDNQATLMTAVNMGKVDAVVTDGIVAGFTLSSDSSLKLKLMSPYVPEASGQIGAAVRFADKDFLNEVNKCLNEMKEDGTLMKILKDYGLTEDYFVGVEEGVTKNVK